In Mercenaria mercenaria strain notata chromosome 14, MADL_Memer_1, whole genome shotgun sequence, the following are encoded in one genomic region:
- the LOC123527049 gene encoding organic cation transporter protein-like, with product MPTVEDIDVDKIWRALGKWGSYQRRQFIIELVAIWSCSLHMLSIVFLGFKPDHECKDVLNASRYNEHSNLSTTRLFEKCSITYITNETGKTTVTKTGCANGWTYHDSGPFPEERSFISEWDLVCEKKELAEVSQTLLMLGQGVGALVFTSLSDRYGRKRIHIICHVIIFAVALATAFVPNFTLFAIMRMLTGAFQQLLIGTLSLLLIEMVPTETRGTIEVCSLLFWTTGIAIVTPVAYIFRNLSWRYLQICLACLSSWSLIEWWLIDESLRWLIANGRIKDAKAVIHRACKTNKKNYDDVVSVSGFREFELRYETKIDVSKGATATPLTDMEKEETGENEEKEDLSVKQYTVIDLVKSKRLFISSLIMWLAWTTNSITYYGIMLISSSLAGNRFLNFFLGSIVEYPAAAAELYLITRYGRKPASIIFHSICGTALIIATILTTSADGNSAMVIGSTVFTLIGKFAITGSFSTIFLYTHELYPTNMRNVGVGMASTAARIGGMVAPFSRNLAEVAAWAPGLVFGVLCAIVAVSMFWIPETHQYELPQTLEECEQWYKENRFKLPCNRKKIVHITESEQQM from the exons ATGCCAACCGTAGAAGATATTGATGTGGACAAGATTTGGAGAGCGTTGGGAAAATGGGGAAGTTATCAAAGAAGGCAGTTCATCATAGAGCTGGTAGCTATATGGTCCTGCAGTCTACATATGCTCTCCATTGTATTCTTAG GGTTTAAACCGGACCATGAATGTAAAGATGTATTAAATGCATCAAGATATAATGAACATTCAAACTTGTCAACGACAAGATTATTCGAGAAATGCTCCATTACATATATAACCAACGAGACAGGAAAAACTACAGTTACGAAAACTGGCTGCGCAAATGGCTGGACATACCATGATTCTGGACCATTTCCTGAGGAACGTTCATTCATTTCAGAG tggGACTTGGTCTGTGAGAAAAAGGAATTAGCTGAAGTTTCCCAGACCCTTCTCATGTTGGGCCAGGGTGTAGGAGCATTAGTATTTACCAGTTTGTCGGATAGATATGGTAGAAAACGTATTCACATCATATGTCACGTGATCATCTTTGCTGTGGCCCTTGCAACAGCATTTGTTCCGAATTTCACCTTATTTGCAATTATGAGAATGCTTACAGGCGCATTCCAACAG CTATTGATTGGAACACTGAGCTTGTTACTAATTGAGATGGTACCAACAGAAACACGAGGAACGATAGAGGTCTGCAGTCTTCTGTTTTGGACAACTGGTATCGCTATAGTAACACCGGTAGCTTATATATTTCGAAACTTGTCCTGGAGGTACCTTCAGATATGTTTGGCTTGCCTTTCATCATGGTCACTAATTGAATGGTG GCTAATAGATGAATCACTGAGATGGCTGATAGCAAACGGCCGTATCAAGGATGCAAAAGCAGTCATTCACAGGGCTTGCAAGACAAACAAGAAAAACTACGATGATGTAGTGAGTGTCAGCGGTTTCCGAGAGTTTGAACtaagatatgaaaccaaaatagACGTGTCTAAAG GTGCAACAGCTACACCTCTAACGGATATGGAAAAAGAGGAGACTGGTGAAAACGAAGAGAAGGAAGACCTTTCTGTGAAACAGTATACTGTTATAGACCTTGTCAAATCAAAAAGGCTTTTCATTTCATCACTGATTATGTGGCTTGCTTG GACGACTAACAGCATCACTTACTACGGCATAATGCTGATATCATCTAGTCTCGCTGGGAACagatttttgaacttttttcttgGTTCTATTGTCGAGTATCCCGCGGCAGCTGCGGAGCTATATCTAATTACCag ATATGGAAGGAAGCCGGCTTCTATTATTTTCCATTCTATATGTGGCACTGCTTTGATCATAGCGACTATTTTGACCACATCGGCGG ATGGTAACTCTGCGATGGTTATTGGGTCTACTGTGTTTACCTTGATTGGAAAGTTTGCAATAACAGGGTCATTTAGTACAATATTCCTTTACACACATGAGCTTTATCCGACAAATATGAG GAACGTAGGCGTCGGTATGGCTTCAACGGCAGCTAGAATAGGCGGCATGGTGGCCCCTTTCTCACGAAATCTG GCGGAAGTTGCAGCCTGGGCGCCCGGCCTCGTTTTCGGTGTTTTATGCGCTATAGTAGCAGTATCAATGTTTTGGATACCGGAAACTCATCAGTATGAGCTGCCACAAACGCTTGAAGAATGCGAACAATGGTACAAGGAAAACCGATTCAAGCTCCCCTGTAACCGGAAAAAGATAGTTCATATAACAGAATCTGAAcaacaaatgtaa